In the genome of Brachypodium distachyon strain Bd21 chromosome 3, Brachypodium_distachyon_v3.0, whole genome shotgun sequence, the window GTCTGTCGATGAAAGGTGCATCTCACTATTGTCCACCAGGGATGGTACTGAATTTGGGCTGATCCAATTGCTTCGGTGCTCACCTAACATAGAAAAACTTAATGTGCATCTCACTTCGGTAAGGATATATTTCATATTGAACTTTTGCATGTGAACAGTGTGTTACTGTGCCAGTAGTTTCTATATTTCATATTGAACTTTTGCATGTGAACAGTGTGTTACTGTGTCAGTAGTTTCTATATTTCATATTGAACTTTGGCATGTGAAACAATGTGTTACCTTGTCAGTAGTTTTTTTATTGTAAGAAAATTCTTATCACATCGGATTTTTTGATTGGGGACttattaagttttttttattagttgGCAAACTTCTCTCTGGATGAAGAAATGGTTGACCCAGAAGCTTACAAAGCAGACAAACTGTTTAACTGTAAACATCTTAAGGAGGTCAAAATCACTTGCTGGGAGCATGATGGTTCAGTGGACTGTGTTGTGAGGGTCATACTAGCCAATGCCATCACTATTCCGAAGATCGTAATCGAGCCTGATACTTTTCATTGCAAGCTTTTCGACCTCCAAAATTTGGTTAGGTCCTAATCGATGGTTGGGAGGTGTTAGTTCTCGGTTGACGCTGGACGCTCTGTCGTTTTTTATGAAACCATGTTGTATTGTTTTGTGTAAAAGTGAACTGGGTATGCGTGTGTTTCTGGTGATGCATGCTGAAGATGCATTTAGTTTCCATGTTTAGTATCGAGAATCTTGAGCTGAATAACTGAAGACAATATTGTAAGCTGGGGTTTGGACTTTGTAGATGCTGCCTTTTTGCTAGTTTTGCTAGCTGATCTTCAGTAGTCATGTGTACCTGATATTCAGAGCTTCATCAATtgatcaaaaattggattctTCACAACTTCACATGAGAATATGGCAGCAAATTAAGAGCTCGGGCAGCCAGAGAGGAGGTCTCAGGCAGCCCGGCCTGCACTGGAGATGGCGGGGCTCGTGATTATTTCTGTTAAAGGAATTGAACTAACAAAAAACTATTTTCACTTGCTGTAGGCGTTGGTGATTTTATGGTTGGGTCTATCTGACTACTGGCTAGAgcttctgtttcctaaaggaCTTTTGCTTTCTCATTTCCACAGCAGTACCTGTGACTTGTCTACCGTAAAATCTAGTTTGAGTGCTCTTATGACGGATAGCTCCTGTGCTCGCTGCACTTATGCTCCAGTGACTTTCTTGTCCCTGATGTTGCCCTTGTGCTTTAGCGCACCAATTTATGTTGTTCCCATCTGAAATTTCTACTCATCCTCTTATGGGCATGCACAACTGTTGAGCATTTGAACATTAAGCGTGTTAGCCTTTGAATCATGCGAGAGGAAAGTTGCCAAACCCACCTAGGGAAGTTTATGGTTTCAAAACGATCTCCAACCAAGTCATTTACAGTTGCCAGGATTTGGTCGTGCCGACCAGATTTTCCATGCGCTTATCAATTTTTACTTCTGGTGAAGTTTTGTGTTTGATTTTATCCTGTTTGCAAACAACTTGACGCTGCACCGTCTTAGGGCTAACGGCAGGCGTGGCATTTTCACGTACCCAGAAGAGCATTGTTTCAGGTGCTGATCAGTACTGTGCGAGAGAAAGGGAAGATGGGCAATTGCAGGTGCATATTCATTTGCGTGTTTGATTTTATCGCGTTTAATTCTTCCCTGAGAACTTTCCGCCGTAGCGACGAGCCGACGACCAGTGGCCAAGTAAATAAGTTGAATAAGGAGAGTAATAGATCAGCTCATAACTTgcacagctagctagcaggcCAAAAGGTCTGTCGAGTCTGTTTGTTGCTGTTGCGACGTACACAGAGGCGACTGTATGTCTCTTGGAGCTCGTTTTTGAAGGGAACTCTGCCGAGCAAAATTAAAGGCGGACCAAAGTACACAGACAGGTTTCAGAATGTATAAAAGTAAACGTTACAAGTTGTTACTTGTTAGCCATATGGGATAGCGTAATTCCCCAATCTTGGAGTATTGCTCTTTTATGGATAGAGCTGCAACTATGGTGCCAAAGAGAGAGGTCGCTGGCACACCGTTCAACTTGGTTCGAGCTTTAAATTCGGAGGTAAACCTTAAGTTAAGAAACTTCTTCCGAGATAGTACATTTTATGAAGCATATATCACATTAAATTTTTATAGTGACTTTTCATATTTACCCTAAGATTATACAATGTTATATACCGATAATAATAATATGCATGGCACCATGCACATATATATTGACAATCTTTTAggtattatttcatttttcctaTTAATTAGCTCTAGAAAATTGTAAATAATTTGAgattttaattcacattactcattttgaattctaaaTGAAGGCCtagtaaaagtttcaaaattaAAAAGTGTGTTTTACATCATAATTTACACCACTaaaggaaaatgaaaaaaaatcaggcatTGTCGAGTGTCTGTTATGGGACATCCGGCAAAGATGGATGTGCCGTCCTTCATGTCAACCACGATGGACGGGAACATGTGTCCACCACCTTTGCCATGGGCCTTGCTTTGCCGAGTGCCGAAATCCAATTTTGCCGAGGACCTTTGCTTTGCCGTGTGCTTTTCACCTAGCTCTCGGGATTGTCAAGTCTTCGTCGAGAGCCCGATAAACAAAAACTCTTGGCAAAGCCACTGACACACGTCAAATAAACTTGGTCCGGCAGTTTTTGCTTTTTAGagcatttaaatttaaattataTATTCCAAAGAGAAGgtgatgaataaataaaggaAACAAGTAAATCTAGCAGTACAGCTGGATGACGAGAAGACTTAATTTGTGGTGGAGAGAGATCACTTCTTCCTTGCATGCTGGCAACGATCAGAAGGCGATCCACAAAAGCCATTGACTTTGCAAATAAATAAAGGGAATTATGCATATTTCTAATATTGCACGTACGTACCTTTTCTGCATCATCTCATTTTGGGTAAGAGTTGTGCGCATTCTCTCATGACCACGCAGATAATAGGAGTATCATATATAAATCTCTCCAAATCAATAGGTGATTCGGTGCTTGTATATAATATGCTCATCAGCGTGTGGAGCGTGCGACTAATAATGTATATAGTATGCATGCATCGATCATGCATGACATATATGGAGGATATATATGGATCAAACTTCCAGCACTCGTTTGGCCTGCCTATAAATAGCATCCCCTGGCCGATCATATTGGCACAAACTCTCGCTACTTTCTACTAGTGAAGCTCAATCCACAGCCACAAGTAACACAATGGCTTCCGGTCTTAAGATTGCCGTGGTTGTTGCCGTCTGTGCCATGCTGCTAATCCTGAACGCAAGCCCGGCCGCGGCACAGCGGCAGGTAGAATGCAAGAATTGCGGCACGTTCTGCGGCACTGCGTGCAGTGATTTGCGTGCaggcagctgcagcggcgtctgcggcatggtgcctgGTCTCTGCGAGTTCTGCCGCACGGGGGTCTCTGTTGGATGCGTCGCTGGATGCTACGCCCTCTGCCGAGTGGGCTGCTAGCTAGCCTTAACCGGGCGGGCGCCTCAAGTATTTGGATGATGCATGTATGTGTGCCCATCGAATTACCAGTGTGTTATTCCCTCCGTTCGTAagtacttgtcgctgttttagtgcaagtttgtactaaaatagcaacaagtatttaggaacggagggagtatatcgcATGAATAAGTGAATGCAGGCTAGGCTGCATGCGTTCCGTTTTACGGTTTCCTTCttgtatgtatgcatgcatgcatatgttgTTCTGTATTTACAGATTTAATTTGTGAAGAATGTATTGTACTCTTATTATATACGTAACTGTCAATGCTTTGTATTAATTAATTGTCAATTTCATATCTGTTATGTTTGTACTTTTGACAAGTGACCCATGGATATATAGTTTCAAAGGAGATTGTGGCAGACTCTTTGTCGAGAGCTGTCTATCAGACTCTCCGGAAAGGCGTACGTATGCCGACCGCAAACTCTGGATTTGACACTCTGCAAAGCCGGAAAGAACCCACGGCAAACTTGGTGGACACGTGTTCTCGTCCGCCGGGCAGGGGTTGACTGGAAAGAGACGGCACATTCATCTTTGCCGATTGTTTCCTAATGGAGAACGCGACaaacttgcttgttatattttttCCCATCGGATTTTCCCGTCGGCTCATTTTCCACTGATAATTTGAGAGCATGATACAGACTCTCggaaaacaatttttttaactcCCACCGTTAGGGGTGGGCATATTAACCGAGAACCGATCAACCGAACCGAAATAACCGGAACGGAACCCCATTAAACCGAAACTGAAGCTTTCGGTTCAAAATTCGGTTAACAATTTGGAAAAAACGAATTCAATACGGTCTATTCGGTTCTGATCAGCGATTACCCGAATTAACCGAGAAAACTGAACTATAAATAGAAACGAGGAAAAAAGGCAACTCCAATCAATCGATATCCCCATCCGCGATCCACGTGTCCCGGTTCACGTCTAGGCCTCagttccccccccccccctctctctccttaGCCCACCCAGGACCTAGCCCAATTAGTCTAGGACGGGAAGAAAAATATCCCTCGATCTCCCGACTCACGAGTCACAAAGTCACGAGGCCAGAGCCCCGTTTCTTCCCCCAATCGCAATTGCTTTGGTCGGTCCTTCTTCTCCCAATCGCAATCGCAATTGCTTCGTGAGTTCTAACCTAGCCGCCAATCTTTGCTTGCGCTCTGCGGCCTTCGATTGGATCCAAATCCACAACCGCACGAACCTCTCTTCCCTTTTATATCTCCTCCCTGTCCTTCCTCTCACACTGGCGGGCGGCATTAGTGATGCTGCGGACTGTC includes:
- the LOC100846417 gene encoding uncharacterized protein LOC100846417 isoform X2, which produces MAFKFFSRTLKNLIIESLSPAYGYNIEDYEFEELVIDIPSLVSLYLKDIPYFAPHLVNVSSVVKASICLHNSDIEHCNILNALSNVTDLTLESPPCQMAMDALQRDMWKCHAFNKLKVLSVDERCISLLSTRDGTEFGLIQLLRCSPNIEKLNVHLTSLANFSLDEEMVDPEAYKADKLFNCKHLKEVKITCWEHDGSVDCVVRVILANAITIPKIVIEPDTFHCKLFDLQNLVRS